The genomic stretch AACCGTGGACGACGCCCGGAGCCCGGTCACCCCGGAGGAGAGGGCGAACCTGCTGGCGTGCATCCGCGAGATGACCGACTTCTGGAAGACCGACGCCGTGAAGGACCTTTTCGTTGACGGCCAACCGGACCAGGGCCGGATGGAAAGCAAAATGGAAGAGATGGTCCGGAAATACTACAAGGACAAGAATGAATTCGAACGGATCGCCAAGCTCACCGAGAACCACCCGGAGATCCGGCAGGCCGGCGAGGGCCTCATTGAAGCCATGATGGAGAGCTTAAACAAATACGGCAAACTGCCGGAACCGCCCAAGGTGATTACGCCGACGCAGCCGGCGGGGGAGTAACGGAACCTCGTCGCCGGCCGTTCTTCAACTGCGACAGGGCCACGCCGGCGCTGACGACGAAGACCGCGACCCACTGTCGGCCCGTCAGGGGCTCCCCCAGGAATACCCAGGCCATCAGCGTGATCTGGGCCAGCATGGAACAGTTGATCATGCCGGCCTCGGACGCCTCGAGTCTCCGAAGTGCCCGGTTCCACAGGGTGAAGGCCAGCGCGGTGTTCACCACGGCCAACCAGAGGACGATGAGCCAGTCCGTGCCGGTCAGCGGCGGCAACCCCTGGACGGCCGTCCCCGCCCCCAGCAGCAGGGCGCTGCCGACGCCCATGCTGACCAGTGTCACCGTGAGCGGGTCGGCGAAGGCCTCACGGTTGATTTTCCTCCCGTACAGGGTGGAAAAGCTGTTGGCGGCCAACCCGACGATCATGACGACGGCGCCCGGCAGGTTCAGCCCCTTCAACGGGAAGGGCAGGAAGAACAGGCCGACCCCGGAGAGAAAGACCCCGATGCCGAGCCATTGGAGTCCGCAAGGGCGTTCCCCCAGGAGCGGGATGCCCGCCAGGGCCACCACGAGCGGCGTGAAATTCAGGAGGACCGAGACGCTGGCGGCGGGCAGGTAGTAGAGCCCCAGGAACTGGCTCCCCTGCGTGACGGCGAAGAAAATCACCCCGTAGAGTGCGAGGCGGGCGAGCTGCCCGCGCGTCAGGCGTCGAAGCGGCGCCAGCTTCCCGGCGAGGGCGGCGAAAGCAGCCAGGGCCATGAAGGCGAGGACGTAGCGGAGGCCGGCGAAGCTGAGGGCGGGGATGCGCTGGAGGCCCACCTTGATCAGCACCCACGACGTGGACCACAGCAGGGTCACGAAGAGGGCTTCCAGCACCGCGATGGATTTCCCGGCCGACACGTTCGCTCCTCGCGGCAGTGTATCACCGGACGGGCGAGACGGCATTCAGATTTCATCGTGGGAGAGAACGGGGTGTGCCAGCCGTGGCGAGCGCGATCCGGATGCCGCTTTCCGAGGCAAGGCGCAAACGGGGACAGGGGGGGGCTCCCGTGAAGGCGCGGGGTGCACGGGGGGGGTATTTCCAGGGCGGCGGGTTTGGGAAAAATGCGCCGCCCGGCAGGCGGCGCGTACGGTAGGCGCCTTCTGCCGGAAGGCGCCTGGAGAGCGCGAGTGGGAGGAAAATGCGCCGCCCGGCAGGCGGGGCGTACGGTGGGCGCCTTCTGCCGGAAGGCGCCTGGAGAATGCGAGGGAGGGAGAGAATGCGCCGCCCGGCAGGCGGCGCGTACGGGGCGCGGACTTCTAGCCGAGGATGGCCTTGAGGTCGGCCTCCACCGTGGTGATGGGGGCGATGTTGAACTTCTCCACCAGGACGTTGAGCACCGCCGGGGTGACGAAAGCGGGCAGGCTGGGGCCGAGGCGGATGTTCCGGATCCCGAGGTGCAGCAGCGTCAGCAGGATGCAGACCGCCTTCTGCTCGTACCAGGAGAGGACCAGGGACAGCGGCAGGCTGTTGACGTCGGTCTGGAAGGCGTTGGCCAGGGCCACGGCGATCTGGATGGCGGAGTAGGCGTCGTTGCACTGGCCGACGTCCAGCAGCCGCGGGATGCCCTCGATGTCGCCGAAGGCCAGCTTGTTGAAGCGGAACTTCCCGCAGGCCAGGGTCAGGATCACGCAGTCCTTCGGGACCGCCTGGGCGAAGTCGGTGTAGTAGTTGCGCCCGGACTTGGCCCCGTCGCAGCCGCCGATGAGGAAGAAGTGCCGGATGGCGCCCTTCTTCACCAGCTCGATGACCTTCCCCGCCGCACCCATGACGGCGTTGTGCCCGAAGCCCACCAGGATGGTGTCGTCGGGGCCGTCCTCGGCGAAGCCCCCGGCGGCCAGGGCGGCCTCGATCACCGGCGAGAAGTCGTCGCGGGTCACGTGGACCACGCCGGGCCAGGCCACCAGCCCCGTGGTGAAGATGCGGGCCTGGTAAGTCTCCTTCGGTTTCTGGATGCAGTTGGTGGTCATGAGGATGGCGCCCGGGAACGCGTCGAACTCGGCCCGCTGGTCCTGCCAGGCGCCGCCGTAGTTGCCCGCGAGGTGGGCGTACTTCTTCAGCCCCGGGTAACCGTGGCAGGGGAGCATCTCGCCGTGGGTGTAGACGTTGATCCCCTTCCCCTCCGTCTGCTTCAGGAGGGCGTCCAGGTCCTTCAGGTCGTGCCCGGACACCAGGATGGCCTTCCCCTTCTTCGGGTGGACCCGGACGGGCGTGGGCTCCGGGTGCCCGTAGGTCCCGGTGTTGGCGTCGTCCAGAAGCCCCATGACCCCGAGGTTGGCCTCCCCGCACTTCATGCACTGCCCGAAGAGGTTCCCCACCGTCATCTCGCCCTCCGCCAGGAACGCGAGGGCCTCGTGGAAGTAGGCGTAAGCCTCCTCCGACTCCCGGCCCAGGACCACGGCGTGGTCGGCGTAGGCGGCCATGCCCTTGAGGCCGTATATCAGAAGTTCCTGCAAGCCGGCCAGGTCGGCGCCGAGCGCGGCGCGCCGGGCTTCGATCCCCACCGCCTCGCCCTGGGCGACCAGGCCGTCCAGGTCAGCCGCCGGCTGCCAGTCCGCCGGTCCGCCCGGGGAATCGGGCTCGACCCCTCCGGCCCGGCAGGCCTCAGCGTAGAGGGTGCGGATGCGGTCCCGGACCGCCGCCGCCTCGCGGAGCCTCGCTTCCATGCGCAGGGGGTCGAAGTTGACGTTGGTGACGGTGGTGAAGAGCGCCTCCAGGGTGAAGCGGTTCACGGCGGGGTCGGAAACGCCCAGCTTCCGGGCCCGCACGGCGTACAGGGCCACCCCCTTCGCCGCGTGGACCAGCAGGTCCTGGAGCGCCGCGGTCCGGGGGTCTTTCCCGCAAACGCCCGCCACCGTGCAGCCGGTGCCCTTGGCGGTCTGCTCGCACTGGAAACAAAACATGCTCATGGCTCCTCCTGTATTGTTTGGTCTTTCATAAAATATCACAACCGGCCGGGGGGAAGTCACGCCCTTTTTCACCCGTCCCGTCATGCTCCCGATCCTAACGCATCGTGCCGGCCCGCGACTTGACTTGCGTCAAACTCCTTGATCTTTTCACGGGGGATCACTACAATTCGGTCTTCACGGGATCTCGCGGGACCGGAGGAACACGTCATGAAATGGAACCCGGGCTGGCTGCCCAAGTGGGAGTGGAACTGGAAAACCAAGTACGGCCTCTGTTTCGCCGGCATCCTGCTGGTCTTCGTCATCCTGGTCATGGTGAGCGACGAGCCCGCCCGTTTCCTCGGCATGAAGGAGAAACCGGCGCCGGCCCAACCCGCCGGCCTTCCCCCGAAGGAGACCGCGCCCACGTACTCCACGCCCATCCCCCACTACTCGATCCCGGCGGTCCGGGCGGTGCCGAACATCCGGAGCATCTTCAACGAGATCAACGTGGCCCAGGCGAAGCACCTCGAGGACGCCGGCCGTTACGGCACCCTCCAGGAACTCGTGAGCCGGCAGCTGCTGGATGAGCGCTTCGCCTCCCTGGTGGTCCACCTCAACGGCTACACCTTCAGCTGCACACCTTCGGGGGAGATGGAGTCCGCCACCTACGAGGTGGTCGCCGTCCCCGACGACTCCAGCTTCCCCACCTACCGGATGGGGCCGTCCGGCGACATTTTCGACACGAAGAACCGGCTCGTCAACGATCTGCCTTAAACGAACTGAAACCTTCGCGGACCGTTTGAATCCTGACCGTAGGGGGGCGGAGGCTCCCCGAGAGGTGATTGCATGTGGGAACTCAGCGTTCGGCTGGATTTTTCGGCGGCCCATCAGCTCCGGAACTACAAAGGCCGGTGCGAGCAGATGCACGGGCACAACTGGGTCGTGGAGATCCGGGTGCGGAGCCGGGCCCTGGACGGGTGCGGCCTGGCCATGGACTTCGGGGACATCCGCGGGGCGGCCCGGCGCGTCCTCGACACCCTGGACCACCGCCTCCTCAACGACCAGGGGCCCTTTCTCCAGGTCAACCCCTCGGCGGAGAACATCGCCGCGTACATCTACCGGGAGATGGCCCCGTCCATCCCCGCCCCCTGCGCGCTGCACGCCGTGACGGTCTACGAGACCCCCGAGATGTCCGCCACGTACCGGGAGGTGGGCCATGTCGACGACTGACGCCGGCGTCGTGATCGTCAGCGGGGGGATGGACAGCGCCGTGACGGCTTCCATCGCCGCCGGGGAGGTGAGCCGGCTCCACTTCCTGCACGTCAATTACGGGCAGCGGACCGAGCGGAAGGAACTGGCCTGCTTTGAAGCCCTGTGCGACCACTTCCGGGCGACGGGCCGCCTGGTGGCCGATCTCCGCCAACTGGCCGCCATCGGGGGCTCCTCGCTCACCGACCCGGGGATCCCCGTGGAAGCCGCCGACCTCGACCGGAAGACCTTCCCCAGTTCCTACGTCCCCTTCCGGAACGCGCACCTTCTCGCCGCGGCCGTGAGCTGGGCCGAGGTCCTCGGGGCGTCTTCCGTGTACATCGGCGCCATCGCCGTGG from Acidobacteriota bacterium encodes the following:
- a CDS encoding EamA family transporter produces the protein MSAGKSIAVLEALFVTLLWSTSWVLIKVGLQRIPALSFAGLRYVLAFMALAAFAALAGKLAPLRRLTRGQLARLALYGVIFFAVTQGSQFLGLYYLPAASVSVLLNFTPLVVALAGIPLLGERPCGLQWLGIGVFLSGVGLFFLPFPLKGLNLPGAVVMIVGLAANSFSTLYGRKINREAFADPLTVTLVSMGVGSALLLGAGTAVQGLPPLTGTDWLIVLWLAVVNTALAFTLWNRALRRLEASEAGMINCSMLAQITLMAWVFLGEPLTGRQWVAVFVVSAGVALSQLKNGRRRGSVTPPPAASA
- the hcp gene encoding hydroxylamine reductase — its product is MFCFQCEQTAKGTGCTVAGVCGKDPRTAALQDLLVHAAKGVALYAVRARKLGVSDPAVNRFTLEALFTTVTNVNFDPLRMEARLREAAAVRDRIRTLYAEACRAGGVEPDSPGGPADWQPAADLDGLVAQGEAVGIEARRAALGADLAGLQELLIYGLKGMAAYADHAVVLGRESEEAYAYFHEALAFLAEGEMTVGNLFGQCMKCGEANLGVMGLLDDANTGTYGHPEPTPVRVHPKKGKAILVSGHDLKDLDALLKQTEGKGINVYTHGEMLPCHGYPGLKKYAHLAGNYGGAWQDQRAEFDAFPGAILMTTNCIQKPKETYQARIFTTGLVAWPGVVHVTRDDFSPVIEAALAAGGFAEDGPDDTILVGFGHNAVMGAAGKVIELVKKGAIRHFFLIGGCDGAKSGRNYYTDFAQAVPKDCVILTLACGKFRFNKLAFGDIEGIPRLLDVGQCNDAYSAIQIAVALANAFQTDVNSLPLSLVLSWYEQKAVCILLTLLHLGIRNIRLGPSLPAFVTPAVLNVLVEKFNIAPITTVEADLKAILG
- the queD gene encoding 6-carboxytetrahydropterin synthase QueD, translated to MWELSVRLDFSAAHQLRNYKGRCEQMHGHNWVVEIRVRSRALDGCGLAMDFGDIRGAARRVLDTLDHRLLNDQGPFLQVNPSAENIAAYIYREMAPSIPAPCALHAVTVYETPEMSATYREVGHVDD
- the queC gene encoding 7-cyano-7-deazaguanine synthase QueC, translating into MSTTDAGVVIVSGGMDSAVTASIAAGEVSRLHFLHVNYGQRTERKELACFEALCDHFRATGRLVADLRQLAAIGGSSLTDPGIPVEAADLDRKTFPSSYVPFRNAHLLAAAVSWAEVLGASSVYIGAIAVDGSGYPDCRPEFYAAFQRVIDTGTGIGPALRIRTPVIGMTKAEVVRTGLRLGTPFHLTWSCYQAEDAACGACDSCALRLRGFREAGAEDPIAYKKKIGT